The Spirochaeta lutea region AATCCTTCATCATCGAACTTTGGATGAAGTCCAGTCCATGTAATAATTGATCGCTCCAGCGCTTTTTCTATATCCTTAATTTTAATTTTTCTTTTAGAAAGAGGCCATTCCATCTCGCAATCAACCACTGGCCATGGAATATTATCAGGTGGAAGCGCATTTTGGTTATTCCATTTATATGCTGATTGAAATGCTTTGACATATAGCAATGAATTCGAAGTAAATAATGGACTAGTTTGAAATTTGAATTTTGATATTCCTTTTTCAGACAGCCATTTTTGAGCCTCGGTTATTAATTTCTTTCCATATCCTTTATTCCGATAATTCGAGTTCACCTCTATTCCAGCTAATTCAGCAATTTTCTTATCAGGTTCTGGGACGATTCCAATCCATCCTAAAATTTCTGAATCATCGTCTGACAATAAGACAATTTTTTCACCACCATTTGATTTAATATGCTCGAGATGCTCTTTCGGTGGAAAAGGTGCGCCAACTTCGGCAAAAACCTCTTCGAAATTCCCATAATTGTTCCATAGCAAATCTTGTTGTTCATGAATTAAATAGATCGTTTTCAAGTTGATACTCCAAAAATTTCATGTAATCGATAAAATCTATATTTACGTCCACATAACGCCCGCTTAACCTGCGGAGCGAAAGTGGCGCGGTTTTTGCCCGGAAAATTTGCACGTCAGTGCAGGCGAAGCCTTAGTGAATGAAAGTAGCAAAAACCGNNNNNNNNNNNNNNNNNNNNNNNNNNNNNNNNNNNNNNNNNNNNNNNNNNATCAACGCATCATAGTGTTTCAGAACATCAAACCAGCATAGTACCCCGTACTACGAGTTCCCCTGATAGGTTCTATAACCACAGAAACTTCTAAATTGAGTAATAACCAGCCTAAGCCACTGGTAGCCAACGGTTCGGAATGG contains the following coding sequences:
- a CDS encoding GNAT family N-acetyltransferase — encoded protein: MKTIYLIHEQQDLLWNNYGNFEEVFAEVGAPFPPKEHLEHIKSNGGEKIVLLSDDDSEILGWIGIVPEPDKKIAELAGIEVNSNYRNKGYGKKLITEAQKWLSEKGISKFKFQTSPLFTSNSLLYVKAFQSAYKWNNQNALPPDNIPWPVVDCEMEWPLSKRKIKIKDIEKALERSIITWTGLHPKFDDEGLNSAKQYQTLEIPFLSLPTVFEEFRNGNFDVAKIPFSAFEWLSNNGYHFLDFQEYDERYFYVFRKNKK